From Variovorax sp. PMC12, the proteins below share one genomic window:
- a CDS encoding branched-chain amino acid ABC transporter permease: MSGILVLEQLLNGLGYGLMLFLLAAGLTLVFGIMDVLNLAHGSLFMAGAYVAAEAHTRTGSFAAAIVIAVAVTVVVALLLEVLLMRRLYTRDHLAQVLATFGVILVADDIVTMTWGPSPVMAPTPAALSGPVQLMDGLPYPAYRLVILVGGLLVALALYLLVNHTRIGMRVRAGASDRPMAELMGVRVGRIFNGVFLLGAALAALAGALMGPIVAVQVGMGEAILIPALVVLVIGGIGSVRGAFVAALLVGVVDTVGRAFVPMLLRATLPPATAADLGPLFAEVAMYALMVVVLIFRPSGLFSARA; encoded by the coding sequence ATGAGTGGAATTCTTGTTCTGGAGCAGCTGCTCAACGGCCTCGGCTACGGGCTGATGCTGTTCCTGCTGGCGGCCGGGCTGACGCTGGTGTTCGGCATCATGGACGTGCTGAACCTGGCGCACGGCTCGCTGTTCATGGCGGGCGCGTATGTGGCGGCCGAGGCGCACACGCGCACCGGCTCGTTCGCCGCGGCCATCGTCATCGCGGTGGCGGTCACGGTGGTGGTGGCGCTGCTGCTCGAAGTGCTGCTGATGCGCCGGCTCTACACACGCGACCATCTCGCGCAGGTGCTCGCCACCTTCGGCGTGATCCTGGTGGCCGACGACATCGTGACGATGACCTGGGGGCCCTCGCCGGTGATGGCGCCGACGCCTGCCGCGCTCTCGGGTCCGGTGCAGCTGATGGACGGCCTGCCCTATCCGGCGTACCGCCTGGTGATCCTCGTGGGCGGGCTGCTGGTGGCGCTGGCGCTGTACCTGCTGGTGAACCACACGCGCATCGGCATGCGGGTGCGCGCGGGCGCCTCCGACCGGCCGATGGCCGAGCTGATGGGCGTGCGCGTGGGCCGCATCTTCAACGGCGTGTTCCTGCTGGGTGCCGCGCTGGCGGCGCTGGCCGGCGCGCTGATGGGGCCGATCGTCGCGGTGCAGGTCGGCATGGGCGAAGCGATCCTGATCCCGGCGCTGGTGGTGCTGGTGATCGGCGGCATCGGTTCGGTGCGCGGCGCCTTCGTGGCCGCACTGTTGGTGGGCGTGGTCGACACCGTGGGGCGCGCCTTCGTGCCGATGCTGCTGCGCGCCACGCTGCCGCCGGCCACCGCCGCCGACCTGGGGCCGCTGTTCGCCGAAGTCGCGATGTACGCGCTGATGGTGGTGGTGCTCATCTTCCGGCCATCAGGCCTTTTCTCGGCACGCGCATGA
- the atpE gene encoding F0F1 ATP synthase subunit C, with translation MTGFNILPLAVALLIGIAALGSCLGIGLVGQKFLESSARQPEMVDTLQTKFFLIAGVTDGAFIIATGIGLWFATANPFG, from the coding sequence ATGACCGGCTTCAACATCCTTCCGCTCGCAGTCGCATTGCTGATCGGCATTGCCGCACTCGGTTCGTGCCTCGGCATCGGGCTGGTGGGCCAGAAGTTCCTGGAAAGCAGTGCGCGCCAGCCCGAGATGGTGGACACGCTGCAGACCAAGTTTTTCCTGATCGCCGGCGTGACCGACGGCGCATTCATCATCGCCACCGGCATCGGCCTGTGGTTCGCCACGGCCAACCCCTTCGGCTGA
- a CDS encoding ABC transporter substrate-binding protein, whose amino-acid sequence MSHLPPKSPALPRTLLSLLLCGAALGTAAQAMAAPVKVGLALDISGPFAALGAEARDGFALGIKQLGGKLGGQDVEFVQADMAGSPDQAKQLVDRMIQRDKIDLFSGPIGSNVALAVGPTLFNAKVPYLSANAGPSQFAGAQCNAYFFGTAYQNDQFHEAAGKFAQDRAFKKIVLIAPNYPAGKDALGGFKRQFKGQVADELYTKLGQIDYAAELAQLRAAKPDSIYFFLPGAMGINFIKQFVGAGLSKDITLVTSGFSADEDVIGAVGDPMLGLFNTSHWAHDLDNPANKAFVAAFRKEYNGRYPSVYAAQAYDAILAMDAAVKQSGGNAQNREAVVAALKKANYASTRGSFKYANNHYPIENFYLRVIGKDAQGKVTNKLINTVLTNYGDSYADKCPLK is encoded by the coding sequence ATGAGCCATCTGCCCCCGAAGTCGCCCGCGCTGCCGCGCACCCTGCTGTCGCTGCTGCTGTGCGGCGCCGCCCTTGGCACCGCCGCGCAGGCCATGGCCGCACCCGTGAAGGTGGGCCTGGCGCTCGACATCTCGGGGCCCTTCGCGGCACTTGGCGCCGAAGCGCGCGACGGCTTCGCGCTGGGCATCAAGCAACTGGGCGGCAAGCTCGGCGGACAGGACGTGGAGTTCGTGCAGGCCGACATGGCCGGCAGCCCCGACCAGGCCAAGCAGCTGGTCGACCGCATGATCCAGCGCGACAAGATCGACCTCTTCAGCGGCCCCATCGGCTCCAACGTGGCGCTGGCCGTGGGCCCGACGCTGTTCAACGCCAAGGTGCCCTACCTCTCGGCCAACGCCGGCCCGAGCCAGTTCGCCGGTGCGCAGTGCAACGCCTACTTCTTCGGAACCGCCTACCAGAACGACCAGTTCCACGAAGCCGCCGGCAAGTTCGCGCAGGACCGCGCGTTCAAGAAGATCGTGCTGATCGCGCCCAACTACCCCGCCGGCAAGGACGCGCTGGGCGGCTTCAAGCGCCAGTTCAAGGGCCAGGTGGCCGACGAGCTCTACACCAAGCTCGGCCAGATCGACTACGCCGCCGAACTCGCGCAGCTGCGCGCGGCCAAGCCCGATTCCATCTACTTCTTCCTGCCCGGCGCGATGGGCATCAACTTCATCAAGCAGTTCGTGGGCGCGGGCCTGTCGAAGGACATCACGCTGGTGACCAGCGGCTTCTCGGCCGACGAAGACGTGATCGGCGCCGTGGGCGATCCGATGCTCGGCCTGTTCAACACCTCGCACTGGGCGCACGACCTCGACAACCCCGCCAACAAGGCCTTCGTGGCCGCTTTCCGCAAGGAATACAACGGCCGCTATCCATCGGTGTACGCCGCGCAGGCCTATGACGCGATCCTCGCGATGGACGCGGCGGTGAAGCAATCGGGCGGCAACGCGCAGAACCGCGAAGCCGTGGTGGCCGCGCTGAAGAAGGCCAACTACGCATCGACGCGCGGCAGCTTCAAGTACGCCAACAACCACTACCCCATCGAGAACTTCTACCTGCGCGTGATCGGCAAGGATGCGCAGGGCAAGGTCACGAACAAGCTGATCAACACCGTGCTCACCAACTACGGCGACTCCTACGCCGACAAGTGTCCGCTCAAGTAG
- a CDS encoding ABC transporter ATP-binding protein: MSLFRIEGLVKRFGGLLATDHVNLTVERGEVHALIGPNGAGKTTLVNLITGLLKADAGRLLLDEKDITSLKDHQRVAAGMSRCFQVTRVFAKETVHDNLMLAAQAHAGSSLRFMAPRAKERDLVDRAVTLADRVGLGSERDRIAGTLPHGAQRALDVALALAAEPKLLLLDEPMAGMGPDESARMVELIESLRASMAILLIEHDMDAVFRLADRLTVLVQGKVLMSGTADEVRGHPDVQAVYLGTEAEGHS; the protein is encoded by the coding sequence ATGAGCCTCTTCAGAATCGAAGGGTTGGTCAAGCGCTTCGGCGGACTGCTGGCCACCGACCACGTGAACCTCACGGTGGAGCGCGGCGAAGTGCATGCGCTCATCGGGCCGAACGGGGCGGGCAAGACCACGCTGGTGAACCTGATCACCGGGCTGCTGAAGGCCGACGCCGGTCGCCTGCTGCTCGACGAGAAGGACATCACCTCGCTGAAAGACCACCAGCGCGTGGCCGCCGGCATGTCGCGCTGCTTCCAGGTGACGCGCGTCTTCGCCAAGGAAACCGTGCACGACAACCTGATGCTCGCGGCGCAGGCCCATGCGGGCAGCAGCCTGCGCTTCATGGCGCCGCGCGCCAAGGAGCGCGACCTCGTCGACCGCGCGGTGACACTGGCCGACCGCGTGGGCCTGGGCAGCGAGCGCGACCGCATCGCCGGCACGCTGCCGCACGGTGCGCAGCGCGCGCTCGACGTGGCGCTGGCACTCGCGGCCGAGCCCAAGCTGCTGCTGCTCGACGAGCCGATGGCCGGCATGGGGCCGGACGAATCCGCGCGCATGGTCGAGCTGATCGAATCGCTGCGCGCGTCGATGGCCATCCTGCTGATCGAACACGACATGGACGCGGTGTTCCGCCTGGCCGACCGGCTCACCGTGCTGGTGCAGGGCAAGGTGCTGATGAGCGGCACGGCCGACGAAGTGCGCGGCCATCCCGATGTGCAAGCCGTGTACCTCGGCACCGAAGCGGAGGGGCATTCATGA
- a CDS encoding RICIN domain-containing protein has protein sequence MRIRYYLMAFLLPFVTLLTHAAITGVSPMTTLNNMAAAVSAAVADPLPLQGPGLGNLTYTSAELFKPVSMITSAAHPLDPAHSSAYESREVPATYPGRKDYGMNAGIMINGYFLTSFAPDSGLGPGGFLLYDVLNPRQIQLVKKIYEPEGRTKEFRETHSFGTAKVGGKTYVVLPSINGVEFWDFTDINDIKQVKKLALPGVNGGDYEDVAWQLWWQAPYLYVASAGRGIFIVDATDPANAVVANRGAGKPNPVPTGELGGFRIGPIFTMGNHMVLTAMESNGGFASLDISDPLNPKVLDSIVGTTPFYYATCFDGRNLHVSTRNSGAKMYSYDLSDRSRFVAEDNRLVIDEQLYCATQDNYVIQGAQTRIHKVDVSNPLNHVEVGRGSILREDDPNFSHSDNGQVAMFGNLVFVGNDHGSGSGFIVHSVDPDITRPEVKQVSPASGAKQQALTSRIGLGMTDNIRPESVNANTFIVRPVGGNTLAGTYSVQLGIINFSPDQPLQPGTSYEVFLPANGVKDYAGNAIAADYKSVFHTGNASDISLMHYWTLAGSLSDQIGANNGTPATGDAFESIGLNFANRTAGVPLKNDTVATVLGGTASLSFYMKTTQTGAANSWTAPGVFGRDQANGTDDVFWGWLDTSGRIKLSVGNDAGTASSAAVNDGNWHHVVMTRDAASGAQAVYVDGVKTTSAGLAGTKGLANKFQLLGQIQGNAALFKGTLAEVRVYGRVLSDSDVATLRGQAIIGDPGIGGGPKLVNGQLVFNPATLGASGAQYRWNFGNGTQTAFSNQANYTYTYNMPGHYTVTLTVRDAQGRETYYTYNLTVIAPVTAQAPTHTTNIAGDANSVYSVNPDSGTVAAIDAQTLAKRWETRVGDEPKTLAVGPDGRIWVPVHGEDKLVVLNPANGTISATVALAYGSGPYGVVFTPNGSKGLLTLESKSVLMSFDPANGSTTGAVALEGDVRGIAVAADSQVAYVTRFKSKMTGNQLHKVNLQSMSGMGAIALPVDTTTVDTESRARGVANYTAQVVISPDGKRAVLPSKKDNIVRGKFRDGTNLVHDQTVRSILSQVDLQAAAHKFDEQIDFDDRAPARAALFSPAGDYIFVAQMEGNRVAIVDAYSRSIRGEINASSAPHGLYLDAARKRLFVNNFLARSVSVHDVASVLSSETNAPSFLQNVQTVAVEPMGAAALRGKQVFYNASDRRMSKDNYLSCASCHADGGDDGMVWDFTQRGEGLRRTISLQGRRGMGHGKLHWTANFDEVQDFENDIRNEFGGTGFLSNADFAATSDPLGAPKAGRNAQLDDLAAYLTSLNKFMRSPARAADGSLSVDAVRGQTVFNTAQCATCHTGATFRDGVRHDVGTIQASSGKGMNQSLAGVGFDTPTLLGTWNTTAFFHNGQAATLQDVLASGHGNAPSLPANDVVALREYVRSLDNDPTPVVTRIRSNLSNLCVNVKGAATTSGTTVVQWPCGNAGNERFTMAQTGDGFVQFKVEHSGLCLAQSGTATTNAAVVQLACSAGNTTHWSLVGSTLRNRASGSCLDVPGGATAQDTALITWTCNGGNNQNWTQAP, from the coding sequence ATGAGAATCCGGTATTACTTGATGGCGTTCCTGCTGCCGTTCGTCACGCTGCTGACGCACGCTGCAATCACCGGGGTCAGTCCGATGACGACCCTGAACAACATGGCGGCGGCGGTTTCCGCTGCGGTCGCCGACCCGCTCCCGCTGCAGGGGCCGGGCCTGGGCAACCTCACCTACACCTCGGCGGAACTGTTCAAACCGGTGTCGATGATCACCAGCGCCGCGCATCCGCTCGACCCGGCGCACAGCAGTGCCTACGAATCGCGCGAGGTGCCCGCCACCTACCCGGGCCGCAAGGACTACGGCATGAACGCGGGCATCATGATCAACGGCTACTTCCTCACCTCCTTCGCGCCGGACAGCGGCCTGGGCCCGGGAGGCTTCCTGCTGTACGACGTGTTGAACCCGCGCCAGATCCAGCTCGTCAAGAAGATCTACGAACCCGAGGGCCGCACCAAGGAGTTCCGCGAGACGCACTCCTTCGGCACGGCCAAGGTCGGCGGCAAGACGTACGTGGTGCTGCCCAGCATCAACGGCGTGGAGTTCTGGGACTTCACCGACATCAACGACATCAAGCAGGTGAAGAAGCTGGCGCTGCCCGGCGTCAACGGCGGCGACTACGAAGACGTGGCCTGGCAGCTCTGGTGGCAGGCGCCCTACCTGTACGTGGCCTCGGCCGGCCGTGGCATCTTCATCGTCGATGCCACGGACCCCGCGAACGCGGTGGTTGCCAACCGCGGCGCGGGCAAGCCCAACCCCGTGCCCACCGGCGAACTCGGCGGTTTCCGCATCGGGCCGATCTTCACGATGGGCAACCACATGGTGCTGACCGCGATGGAAAGCAACGGCGGCTTCGCGAGCCTGGACATTTCAGATCCGCTCAACCCCAAGGTGCTCGACTCCATCGTGGGCACCACGCCGTTCTATTACGCGACCTGCTTCGACGGCCGGAACCTGCACGTCTCCACGCGCAACAGCGGCGCGAAGATGTACAGCTACGACCTGAGCGACCGCTCGCGCTTCGTGGCAGAAGACAACCGCCTCGTCATCGACGAGCAGCTCTACTGCGCCACGCAGGACAACTACGTCATACAGGGCGCGCAGACCCGCATCCACAAGGTCGACGTGAGCAACCCGCTCAACCACGTGGAGGTGGGCCGCGGCAGCATCCTGCGCGAGGACGACCCGAACTTCTCGCACTCGGACAACGGCCAGGTCGCGATGTTCGGCAACCTGGTCTTCGTGGGCAACGACCACGGCTCGGGCAGCGGCTTCATCGTGCATTCGGTGGATCCCGACATCACCAGGCCCGAAGTGAAGCAGGTCTCGCCCGCCAGCGGCGCGAAGCAGCAGGCGCTGACCTCGCGCATCGGCCTGGGCATGACCGACAACATCCGGCCGGAGAGCGTGAACGCCAACACCTTCATCGTGCGGCCGGTGGGCGGCAACACGCTGGCAGGCACCTACAGCGTGCAGCTGGGCATCATCAACTTCTCGCCTGACCAGCCGCTGCAGCCCGGCACCAGCTATGAAGTGTTCCTGCCCGCCAACGGCGTGAAGGACTATGCGGGCAACGCCATCGCGGCGGACTACAAGTCGGTGTTCCACACCGGCAACGCGAGCGACATCAGCCTCATGCACTACTGGACGCTGGCGGGCAGCCTGTCGGACCAGATCGGCGCCAATAACGGCACGCCCGCCACCGGCGACGCCTTCGAGAGCATCGGCCTGAACTTCGCCAACCGCACGGCAGGCGTGCCGCTGAAGAACGACACCGTGGCCACCGTGCTCGGCGGCACCGCTTCGCTGAGCTTCTACATGAAGACCACGCAGACAGGCGCGGCCAACTCGTGGACCGCCCCCGGTGTCTTCGGGCGCGACCAGGCGAACGGCACCGACGACGTGTTCTGGGGCTGGCTCGACACCAGCGGGCGCATCAAGCTGTCGGTCGGCAACGACGCGGGCACCGCCTCCTCGGCCGCGGTGAACGACGGCAACTGGCATCACGTGGTGATGACGCGCGACGCCGCCTCCGGCGCGCAGGCGGTGTACGTCGACGGGGTGAAGACCACCTCCGCCGGGCTCGCCGGCACCAAGGGCCTCGCGAACAAGTTCCAGCTGCTGGGGCAGATCCAGGGCAACGCCGCGCTCTTCAAGGGCACGCTGGCGGAAGTGCGGGTGTACGGCCGCGTGCTGAGCGATTCCGATGTGGCCACGCTGCGCGGCCAGGCCATCATCGGCGACCCCGGCATCGGCGGCGGGCCGAAGCTGGTCAACGGCCAGCTGGTGTTCAACCCCGCGACGCTGGGCGCGAGCGGCGCGCAGTACCGCTGGAACTTCGGCAACGGCACGCAGACGGCCTTCTCGAACCAGGCGAACTACACCTACACCTACAACATGCCCGGCCACTACACCGTGACGCTGACGGTGCGCGACGCCCAGGGCCGCGAGACCTACTACACCTACAACCTGACGGTGATCGCGCCGGTCACCGCACAGGCGCCCACGCACACCACCAACATCGCGGGCGACGCCAACTCGGTGTACTCGGTCAACCCCGACAGCGGCACGGTGGCCGCCATCGATGCGCAGACCCTGGCCAAGCGCTGGGAGACCCGCGTGGGCGACGAGCCGAAGACGCTGGCCGTGGGCCCCGACGGCCGCATCTGGGTGCCGGTGCACGGCGAGGACAAGCTGGTGGTGCTCAACCCGGCCAACGGCACCATCTCGGCCACCGTGGCGCTGGCCTACGGCAGCGGGCCCTACGGCGTGGTCTTCACGCCCAACGGCAGCAAGGGCCTGCTGACGCTGGAGAGCAAGTCGGTGCTCATGAGCTTCGACCCCGCCAACGGCAGCACCACCGGCGCGGTGGCGCTCGAGGGCGATGTGCGCGGCATCGCGGTGGCGGCCGATTCGCAGGTGGCCTACGTCACGCGCTTCAAGTCGAAGATGACGGGCAACCAGCTGCACAAGGTCAACCTGCAGAGCATGAGCGGCATGGGCGCCATCGCGCTGCCGGTGGACACCACCACCGTCGACACCGAGAGCCGCGCGCGCGGCGTGGCCAACTACACCGCGCAGGTAGTGATCTCGCCCGACGGCAAGCGCGCCGTGCTGCCTTCGAAGAAGGACAACATCGTGCGCGGCAAATTCCGCGACGGCACGAACCTCGTGCACGACCAGACGGTGCGCTCCATCCTGTCGCAGGTCGACCTGCAGGCGGCGGCGCACAAGTTCGACGAGCAGATCGACTTCGACGACCGGGCACCGGCGCGCGCCGCGCTGTTCTCGCCGGCCGGCGACTACATCTTCGTCGCGCAGATGGAAGGCAACCGCGTGGCCATCGTCGACGCCTACAGCCGCTCCATCCGCGGCGAGATCAACGCCAGCAGCGCGCCGCACGGCCTGTACCTGGACGCGGCGCGCAAGCGGCTGTTCGTCAACAACTTCCTGGCGCGCTCGGTGTCGGTGCACGACGTGGCCTCGGTGCTGTCGTCGGAGACCAATGCGCCGAGCTTCCTGCAGAACGTGCAGACAGTGGCGGTGGAGCCCATGGGCGCCGCGGCGCTGCGCGGCAAGCAGGTGTTCTACAACGCGTCGGACCGCCGCATGAGCAAGGACAACTACCTGTCATGCGCGAGCTGCCACGCCGACGGCGGCGACGACGGCATGGTGTGGGACTTCACCCAGCGCGGCGAGGGCCTGCGCCGCACCATCAGCCTGCAGGGCCGGCGCGGCATGGGCCACGGCAAGCTGCACTGGACGGCCAACTTCGACGAGGTGCAGGACTTCGAGAACGACATCCGCAACGAGTTCGGCGGCACCGGCTTCCTGAGCAATGCAGACTTCGCGGCCACCTCCGACCCGCTGGGCGCGCCCAAGGCCGGCAGGAACGCGCAGCTCGACGATCTGGCGGCCTACCTGACTTCGCTGAACAAGTTCATGCGCAGCCCGGCGCGCGCGGCGGACGGCAGCCTCAGCGTGGACGCGGTGCGCGGCCAGACCGTGTTCAACACGGCACAGTGCGCCACCTGCCACACCGGCGCCACCTTCCGCGACGGGGTGCGGCATGACGTCGGCACGATCCAGGCCTCCTCGGGCAAGGGCATGAACCAGTCGCTGGCGGGCGTGGGCTTCGACACGCCGACGCTGCTGGGCACCTGGAACACCACGGCGTTCTTCCACAACGGCCAGGCGGCCACGCTGCAGGACGTGCTCGCCAGCGGCCACGGCAATGCGCCCAGCCTGCCGGCCAACGACGTGGTGGCGCTGCGCGAATACGTTCGCTCGCTCGACAACGACCCGACGCCGGTGGTCACGCGTATCCGCTCCAACCTGAGCAACCTGTGCGTGAACGTGAAGGGCGCGGCAACCACGAGCGGCACGACGGTGGTGCAGTGGCCGTGCGGAAACGCCGGCAACGAGCGCTTCACCATGGCGCAGACCGGCGACGGCTTCGTGCAGTTCAAGGTCGAGCACAGCGGCCTGTGCCTGGCGCAGAGCGGCACCGCGACCACCAACGCGGCCGTGGTGCAGCTGGCCTGCTCGGCCGGCAACACGACGCACTGGAGCCTGGTGGGCTCGACCCTGCGCAACCGCGCCTCGGGCTCCTGCCTGGACGTGCCCGGCGGCGCGACCGCCCAGGACACGGCGCTGATCACCTGGACCTGCAACGGCGGCAACAACCAGAACTGGACGCAGGCGCCCTGA
- a CDS encoding branched-chain amino acid ABC transporter permease, with protein sequence MKSPSRYIGLGLLLVLLTAFPLVAPLFGLEFYIGFVRRVLIVALAAASLNFILGFGGMVALGHAGFIGIGAYTVVALSDAGVMSGWIMWPAAALMAGLVATLIGTVALRTRGVYFIMTTLAFAQMLYFVVVSLRRYGGDDGYTLMSRPTLLPGLDLGNESNFYWVVLAIVALALWWLHRATQSRFGHALMGIRDNETRMRALGYPVFRLQLVAFAIAGAIAGLAGALLAGGNGFVSPATMHWTQSATLLVMVVIGGLGRSWGGPVGAVVWLVLEEALKQHTEHWHMPLGLLLIAVALWAPKGLAALYKRRLPLTPTLSAEGRGSKAP encoded by the coding sequence ATGAAGTCACCCTCACGCTACATCGGCCTCGGGCTGCTCCTTGTGCTGCTCACGGCGTTTCCGCTGGTCGCGCCGCTGTTCGGGCTCGAGTTCTACATCGGCTTCGTGCGGCGCGTGCTCATCGTGGCACTGGCGGCGGCGAGCCTCAATTTCATCCTCGGCTTCGGCGGCATGGTGGCGCTGGGGCATGCGGGCTTCATCGGCATCGGCGCGTACACGGTGGTGGCGCTGAGCGACGCGGGCGTGATGTCGGGCTGGATCATGTGGCCGGCCGCCGCGCTCATGGCCGGCCTGGTGGCCACGCTGATCGGCACGGTGGCGCTGCGCACGCGCGGCGTGTACTTCATCATGACCACGCTGGCCTTCGCGCAGATGCTGTACTTCGTGGTGGTGTCGCTGCGCCGCTATGGCGGCGACGACGGCTACACGCTGATGTCGCGCCCCACGCTGCTGCCCGGCCTCGACCTGGGCAATGAGTCGAACTTCTACTGGGTGGTGCTGGCGATCGTCGCGCTGGCGCTTTGGTGGCTGCACCGCGCGACGCAATCGCGCTTCGGCCATGCGCTGATGGGCATCCGCGACAACGAGACGCGCATGCGGGCGCTGGGCTATCCGGTGTTCCGGCTGCAGCTGGTGGCGTTCGCCATCGCGGGCGCCATCGCGGGGCTGGCGGGTGCACTGCTGGCCGGCGGCAACGGCTTCGTGAGCCCGGCCACGATGCACTGGACGCAGTCGGCGACGCTGCTGGTGATGGTGGTCATCGGCGGGCTGGGGCGCAGCTGGGGCGGGCCTGTGGGAGCTGTCGTGTGGCTGGTGCTGGAAGAAGCGCTCAAGCAGCATACGGAGCATTGGCACATGCCGCTGGGACTGTTGCTGATTGCCGTTGCCCTGTGGGCGCCCAAAGGATTGGCCGCACTGTACAAGCGCCGCCTGCCCCTCACCCCAACCCTCTCCGCAGAGGGGAGAGGGAGTAAAGCACCATGA
- a CDS encoding ABC transporter ATP-binding protein codes for MLLEAKAIEAGYGASQVLFGIDIDIRPGEVLALLGRNGMGKSTLLKVLTGTLAPMRGDVRFDGAAIGGHKPDAIARRGVAIVPEGRHVFPNLSVDEHLRAFARPRPGSAPRWTVEALYGLFPRLSERKANAGNQLSGGEQQMLAIARALSTHPRLLILDEATEGLAPVIREEIWNCIATLKAEGEAILVVDKYVQRLLPLANRHVILERGRVVWQGDSAALDADRSLWTRYLGV; via the coding sequence ATGCTGTTGGAAGCGAAGGCCATCGAAGCCGGCTACGGCGCGAGCCAAGTGCTGTTCGGCATCGACATCGACATCCGTCCCGGCGAAGTGCTGGCGCTGCTCGGCCGCAACGGCATGGGCAAGAGCACGCTGCTCAAGGTGCTGACCGGCACGCTGGCACCGATGCGCGGCGACGTGCGTTTCGACGGCGCGGCCATCGGCGGGCACAAGCCCGACGCCATCGCGCGGCGCGGCGTGGCCATCGTGCCCGAGGGGCGGCATGTGTTCCCCAACCTCAGCGTCGACGAGCACCTGCGCGCCTTCGCACGGCCGCGCCCCGGCAGCGCGCCGCGCTGGACGGTCGAGGCGCTCTACGGCCTGTTTCCGCGCCTGTCGGAGCGCAAGGCCAACGCGGGCAACCAGCTCTCGGGCGGCGAGCAGCAGATGCTGGCCATCGCGCGCGCGCTGTCCACGCACCCGCGCCTGCTGATCCTGGACGAAGCCACCGAAGGCCTCGCACCGGTGATCCGCGAGGAAATCTGGAATTGCATCGCCACGCTCAAGGCAGAGGGCGAAGCGATCCTGGTGGTCGACAAGTACGTGCAGCGCCTGCTGCCGCTGGCCAACCGCCATGTGATCCTGGAGCGCGGACGCGTGGTGTGGCAGGGCGACTCGGCGGCGCTGGATGCCGACCGGTCGCTGTGGACGCGCTACCTGGGCGTTTGA